The genomic DNA AGAGTGCAACAGATTCAGAGAACTTTGTTCTCTATGTTTCTGATAGAGAGTCAGGCAAACCTTCTCTTCATCTCAAAACAACAGTAGACCCCAGGCCTATTTCAGGGTAAATCATAACACTATGTCATCATTGAGCCTGAGACTGGTtttggagtcagaagacctggACCAATATCCAGCTGGAATTCTAGAATTTGTTTAGCGGTTCAACATGAGACAAATCTtttttatatatgcttatatttatttatatatgcttatatttatttatatatttaatatgtatttatcacATATATGCAagtaatacatatacataaataatatgtgtgcacgtgcgtgtaaGGGAGAAGTAGATCTTTCTTCAAACTTGGCTGACAGATtgcaaacaaaatgaagaaaaaaaattgagatttgttggcaaaagaaaaaatagtttgacCGATGAAGGAAGGGTCTGGATTCCTTAGGGACATCATGATGGAATAACCCAGAGGCTAACAGCACCCCTCAGGGATGTTTTCAGAGGAGTTAAGAAATTGTTATTGAGTTGTGATCACTCCAGATGTCACCAGACATTTGAGAAGTCTTCATAAGTGCTCTCTTTGCTAATTTCAGGAAAGGAAGAAGCCAAATTAATTCTGACCTGGAGCATAGAAATTGATACAGgtaataaattaatcttaaagtACTTTCACATGCCTTCTTCCTAGCAAGTGCTGTGTGGAATTATTTAtgtacattatttcattaaataatcaTAGAAATTCTAGTGAGGGAAATGATAAGAGCAGATAACAAGTGTCtaggtaaaatggaaaaaaataagtgtaCATGTTGTTATTAGGGACAGAAGAAGACATATACTGTAGGGGAGAACTAGTGcatggaaagaatgaaagaatgattgGATGGATATACATGAAttaggagctagaaaaagaggGTGCTGAACATatagagagaatgaaaaagagaaagaagaacagaggtaggaatgaggaaaaaagaagatgagGTAAAACACATTtggataaagaaaaacaaaagcactagAAACAAGAATCTGGGAAAACAAGAATCAGCATTTCCATAAAACAACTGTGCTTCCACAGGCCCTGGGGACTTCAAGAATACCAAAGAACCAAATTTTTTCAAGTCTTTCCAAGAAAAACATCCAGGAGCAGTGAGCCAACTGATTCTTCCCCAGTGAAAGCCATCAGAATTGCTTGAGATGAGGGATCAGCAGACCCAAACAAGTGAAGGACTCTCACTTAACATGGGAAGTATTTAAAAAGCTCCCTCCTCAAGGAGCAGCCAAAGGGTTAGACAGACACCATGAAGTGTTTTGTTTAAATCTGAGCATTGTACCTTATTGTGAGAGGGGCCTGGATTCTGTTTGCAACATATAACACAACCTTTGTAAGTGGACTACACTATCTCTTGAGGATTCCTCTATgccaaaaaaatcagaatctgcaaaataatttcttcctAATGCTGTCTCCCAAACAGCAATTCTTCAACGCACAGCAGAacaggaggcagaaggagcagtGAAGCCTACATGGTTGTGTACACCTGGCAAgttcttgagatttttctttttccttgcccATAACAGGGACCtaggaaagaacaaaaacatcTTTGTTCTGATAACTTTCAGACTCCTcaagtttttggggtttttttgtttgtttgtttttaatctgtgccattttagaaaaagatttttctcttggTTAATGATTCCCAACCATATGCAAACGATCAGGGAGGAGTTTGAGGATTTGTaacacttctgaaaaaagaaTGATAATCAATCAtccatattaatttatttattattcaatcCTTCATTTAATGTATATGGAACACTAATATTTTCTTATCATGTGGTCTATTAAGTGATGAACATAATAAATATTCCTTTCCTCTGGGGAGTTTAACTTCTAGCAGGCAAGAGGGACATTGAACAAATACTCATGCAATACTTAAATAACTGTTCTTactttggagaaagaaaagctCATAATATGAAAACAATATACTTAAGATTTAAGAAATCTTAAACCAGAATGAGCATTTGGAAAAGGCTTACTTGGGAAGGATAGCTAGGCTTTGATTAGGCAAGAGTAACTCTATGAGCGGTAGAGAAAGGCCTAAGGATCCGGAAAGAACAATGTGGAAATCCTCTATTAGAAAGTATCTGAGTGGGATCCAGGAACTTAAACACTGCAAATTTGGCTGGACTGAAGAGACCAAAGGGGAGAGAAATGATATGCGTTGGTGCAGGGGCAGTAGATAGGAGTAGGAGCTGAATCATGCTGTCTCTTGAGGACTAAGATAAAAAATTGAGACTCTGTTCTAAGGACAACAGAAACCCTTAAAGGAGGTTTTGCTGGTGGTGAATAAATCATATTCCAAATCTAAAAAGTTTATTCAGACTACAGAATGAGGAATTACTGACACAGGCACTACTAGATGGAGGATGGTCAGTTAGGGAGCCTGGAGGAATGGGTTATACTATTTATTAACTGTACAAAAGACAGAAAGGGGATACTTATTTCGTATGTTTTGAAGGCAAGTGTGAAATTGGTTAAACATTGATTTAACAAAGGAAGAGGTTTTAAGAATGGCCCCAAGTTTCTGGTGCATTAGgtgattctcaaaataaaaatcctataagTGAATACTTTTATATCTTATGTGTGGTTGTTTCTGGGCCACCTGTATTCCCTGTTCGTTGCTTTTAAAATGAGGTTATGGAAaactataaattattaaaatttgtcaagattaaatattaatttgaataGTTTTATCACTAATGAGTTTATCTACAAATGTAGGCCATTCCAAATACCATGACATAGATGTCTAGGTATATGgaagaagatacacacacatgtgcatgtgagactacgtgtgtgtgtatgtgtgtgtgtgtatacacagatTTGTATAAATATGGGTTTGTGATGGCAGTGGAATTGTGAGTAGGTATTTGTGTGGTAGTGCTATtgtgaatttagatttttttttaattatttagcaAAATGCTCTACACTGTTAAGTCCTTGCATGTTGCTGCTTCATCTCATGTGATTGTCTAGGAAGCAAACAGACAAAGTAATACAAAAACCTTAGACGTTGTTTTAAACATAACTGGTCCCTCTGCTGTTCCTCTTCTATATTCATAAATCTATTTACCATCttctatgaaaatatattttcaacttaGGAACTGCAAGCTAAGTGGAAGAGTCCAGCCTCCCCCAACAGTGGCAAAATGACAATGAACTCAAACGCATCACATGTGAACCACCACAGTTTCATTTTGACGGGTATCCCTGGGATGCCAGATAAAAATGCATGGATGGCCTTTCCCCTGGGATTTCTCTACACACTAACTCTCCTGGGAAATGGTACCATCTTAACTGTCATCAAGGTAGATGAGAGTCTCCATGAGCCTATGTACTACTTCCTCTCCATCTTGGCTCTCACTGATGTTAGTCTCTCCATGTCCACCTTGCCCTCCATGCTCAGCATCTTCTGGTTTAATGTCCCTGAGATTCCTTTTGATGCATGCATTACACAGATGTTTTTCATCCATGGATTTGGAGTGGTAGAATCAGGAGTATTAGTGTCCATGGCCTTCGACAGATTTGTGGCCATCCGAGATCCATTACGCTATGCTTCCATCCTCACCCATGGCATCATTGGAAAGATTGGAATAGTTGTCCTCACCCGGGCAGTCTGTGTGGTGTTCCCTGTGCCCTTCCTTATAAAGCGGCTACCTTTTTGCCATTCCAATGTCTTGTCTCATTCTTATTGTCTCCACCAAGATGCAATGAGGCTAGCCTGTGCCAGTACCCGCATCAACAGTCTCTACGGCCTCATCATAGTCATCTTCACATTGGGGCTGGATGCTATtatcattctcttttcttatgtGCTCATCCTGAAGACTGTGCTGGGCATTGCTTCCAGAGATGAAAGGCTCAAAGCTCTCAACACCTGCCTCTCTCACATCTGTGCTGTGCTCCTCTTCTATATTCCTCTCATTGGAGTCACCATGATCCACAGATTTGGAAAGCATTTATCACCAGTGGTGCACACACTCATGGCCAATATCTATCTGTTACTCCCCCCTGTGCTCAATCCCATTGTCTACAGTGTGAAGACCAAGCAGATACGAAGGCGAATCATACACATGTTCCAGAGGAGAACAAACAGAGCCTAGAGAAAGGGAGTCATGTGTGAGGTGCAACAGTTTTAGCAGTTCCAATGCAGCATAATTATGTACATCTAGCAAAATGTGGGGTGGGCAAGGCTTGTGAGTGACAATCAATACAACATGGGTCATTCTTGTTTTgtatttagtccattttgaaATGTGAACATTTTGATATCTAGTGTCACATACAAAATCTAACTTAATTAAtaccatattttttcttctatgaaaCTAGAGATGAGCATtagtaataatataaattataacctGCTTATCTAGATAGCACTTATGAGTATTTACTCATATAACATGAAGTAACATTCTTTAATCatcaattaaataataattacataAAGAAGGATTCTAAAAGCCCAATAGCACTACTGAAGGGTTGGGTCTCTGagatattgttttgcttttttctttaaaagagagcaaagtgggatgtctgggtggctcagtagttgaccagctgcctttggctcaggtcatgatcctggagtccaaggactgaatcccacatcgggcttcctacagggagcctgcttttccctctgcctgtgtttctgcctctctctctctctctctctgtctgtctctcatgaataaataaaaccttaaaaaataaaaataaaagagagcaaaagaaaactGTTACAGAATCAAATAGCATTTGTGTTTCAGTATTTAATGAGTGAAGAGTACtatgataaaattaaaacagatacaTCCATGGTTACTTAATTTATACCTTTTCTTTTAAGGGATATCATTTCTTTACAGATTTATAATAGTCCTAGTTTTATGCCACATGCTTAGTAAAATAATAGGTGTTCTGCCTATATTCTTTTGACCCAGTATGAATGGGGTCTATTTTACTGTGTACTAGAGGATCCAACAAAACGTGAGCAACTAAAATTACTCCTCGGCTTTTTCTAAGAACAAGTGAAAACTTTCAGCACTAGGAAAAAGTGGGTAGAGGGTGGGGCAATTGGGttttgggcattaaggagggcttttgacgtaatgagcactgagtgttacatgcaactgatcaatcactaaattctacccctgaaactaataatacaatatatgttaactaaattgaatttaaataaaaattttaaaaagaaagcagtgaatATATGTGTGAGGATGAGTATGTCAAATGCACTCTGCCTTTGtactaatgataataatatctgttttaagtattttattaatcATTACACAATGAATAATCCTCCTAGAAACTTCAGTGTCCATTCAATAAACGTGCATTTAACCCATTGAAATGCCAGTCATGGTGCTAGACCatggaaatacagagaaaaatgcaCCAATTTACTGCTTAATCCTTGGCatatttctttctctgcaaaGAAATATGTATACAAGTCAAGTAGGATTACACTACAATATCACATTTATTAATACTAATTAATAATGCTGTCTGCCTTTATATACCtttttttaggattctatttattgagagagagtttGTAtaagggtgggggaagagggagagggagagagagaatcccaagcaaactccacactgagtgagGAACCccttgcagggctcaatctcatgaccctgagattataacttgagccaaaatcaagaattggatgctcaattgactgagtcacccaggtaggGCGGCTGTTTGTATATCTTAATATCTTCGCAACAGTCTTTGAGAGTTAGTAACATTTTACACATGGAGAAATAAGATTTAGAGCAGGTAAGTAACTTGCTCAATTAAACAGTTTATAGGTGTCAGAACTAGACCCGAATTGAGATCTGTTGATTCTAAAGCCTGTAAATTGAGACTTAATCCATGTCTCAGGTTTCCTAGGCTTGCAAGAAAATTCCACGAGGAGGGAATGAACCAATGATCCTAAGATACAGATGCAAGAGAGATAAACTAGTAATCAATATTGTCAAAACCTTAAGGAAGAAGTTCAACTTGCCAAGATTAAAGTAAACAACAGGAATTACATGAAATGGTTGGCTGGTGCAGAATGCAAATATCAGCCAAGGCCTCAATATTGATGCTCTctaaatagaaaacatgaatccAAAAAGGACACTTTATAATCAATTGGCctacaaggagaaaaaaatatatatatataacttttatttgtatttaagttTATATCaatcttcaaaaatgtttatttgtctTAATGCGTTACCATATAAagttattgaataaatataaaatataaaaatattagggAGTGTCCTTTGTTTCCTTCTATAGATATACAACCAAAAACTTGAAA from Canis aureus isolate CA01 chromosome 23, VMU_Caureus_v.1.0, whole genome shotgun sequence includes the following:
- the LOC144295442 gene encoding olfactory receptor 51H1-like → MTMNSNASHVNHHSFILTGIPGMPDKNAWMAFPLGFLYTLTLLGNGTILTVIKVDESLHEPMYYFLSILALTDVSLSMSTLPSMLSIFWFNVPEIPFDACITQMFFIHGFGVVESGVLVSMAFDRFVAIRDPLRYASILTHGIIGKIGIVVLTRAVCVVFPVPFLIKRLPFCHSNVLSHSYCLHQDAMRLACASTRINSLYGLIIVIFTLGLDAIIILFSYVLILKTVLGIASRDERLKALNTCLSHICAVLLFYIPLIGVTMIHRFGKHLSPVVHTLMANIYLLLPPVLNPIVYSVKTKQIRRRIIHMFQRRTNRA